One segment of Primulina tabacum isolate GXHZ01 chromosome 14, ASM2559414v2, whole genome shotgun sequence DNA contains the following:
- the LOC142524805 gene encoding putative E3 ubiquitin-protein ligase WAVH2 isoform X2, protein MESGQGQTFFTAEGALSFHFSCVSNSVTYGNYLCPVCRAKWNDLPLAVPNSNTNVDRIFAPNPVARVMHEPKLILFSDDELPPLVTADPVSSAPPADPQNISIKTIPERVAVASSESVSEFSVLVQIIAPPEEDLRNTPIDLVAVLDVSGSMHGSKLALLKRAVVFVIDRLGPSDRLSIVSFSTRAQRVLSLCRMTEDGRENAKQCVNSLLASGCTNILEALEMGVQVLEERRYKDPVGSILFFSDGMDTCYRGTHFPRPGQPPPYLHLLPASIYPENHRGMGDHDQKPPFPVYTFGFGADHDPLSLKAISDVSVGHFSIVNSYEAVEDIVGLCIGFLHYVLAQELCLIVRSASHGVQILSISSERYASSKISNKGSQALINFGDFFWEEEQDFIVNLTVPVFCSVGDAENNLITMSLLDITCSYISVVSNDMVQIDGDRVTIRRPIFPTPLETTVSLKVDEERNRVLAEQGFIEAQEMAETGDLTGARALLLNRRSTLLASASGQAGKCRWLLARMEEMGKRMESRELYERDGRPYALSIMGWRAYQKAIARGSSVHGAVESEGFLCGCAAPQGHGEQISST, encoded by the coding sequence ATGGAATCGGGGCAAGGCCAGACCTTCTTTACTGCTGAGGGTGCTCTTTCCTTCCATTTTAGCTGCGTAAGCAACAGTGTTACATATGGCAATTACCTTTGTCCTGTTTGTCGAGCTAAATGGAATGATCTTCCTTTGGCTGTTCCAAACTCTAACACGAACGTTGATAGGATTTTCGCTCCAAATCCGGTCGCTCGTGTTATGCATGAGCCAAAACTGATTCTATTTTCTGATGATGAACTGCCACCTTTGGTCACCGCTGATCCTGTGTCTTCTGCTCCACCTGCTGACCCACAAAATATCAGTATCAAGACCATTCCGGAGCGGGTCGCTGTAGCTTCTTCGGAATCTGTTTCAGAATTTTCTGTTCTTGTTCAAATAATAGCACCACCGGAGGAAGACTTACGTAACACTCCCATCGATCTTGTTGCTGTGCTAGATGTTAGTGGCAGCATGCATGGATCAAAATTGGCACTCCTGAAAAGAGCTGTTGTCTTTGTGATCGATAGGTTGGGTCCTTCTGACCGACTTTCGATCGTGTCATTTTCAACTCGTGCTCAGAGAGTTTTATCCTTGTGCAGAATGACAGAGGATGGGCGCGAAAATGCTAAACAGTGTGTGAATTCACTTTTGGCAAGTGGCTGCACCAATATTTTAGAAGCTTTGGAGATGGGCGTTCAGGTTCTTGAAGAAAGGCGGTACAAGGATCCGGTCGGTAGCATCTTATTCTTTTCAGATGGAATGGATACTTGTTACCGTGGCACACATTTTCCACGTCCAGGACAGCCTCCACCTTATCTGCATCTATTGCCTGCTTCTATCTATCCCGAAAACCACCGAGGAATGGGAGATCATGACCAAAAACCACCATTTCCAGTTTACACATTCGGTTTTGGTGCAGATCATGACCCTCTTTCACTAAAAGCCATATCTGATGTATCAGTTGGCCATTTTTCTATTGTCAACTCTTATGAAGCGGTGGAAGATATTGTTGGTCTCTGTATTGGTTTTCTGCATTATGTTTTAGCCCAGGAGCTTTGTTTAATAGTGAGGTCTGCATCACATGGAGTCCAAATTCTATCAATATCTTCAGAAAGATATGCAAGTAGTAAAATCTCTAACAAAGGATCACAAGCTTTAATAAATTTTGGGGATTTTTTTTGGGAGGAGGAACAAGATTTTATCGTTAACTTAACGGTCCCTGTATTTTGTAGCGTTGGAGATGCCGAAAATAATTTGATTACTATGTCCCTTTTGGATATTACATGTTCTTACATATCAGTAGTGTCAAACGATATGGTACAAATTGATGGTGACCGAGTCACCATACGGAGACCGATATTTCCAACCCCTCTGGAGACGACAGTAAGTTTGAAAGTTGATGAGGAAAGGAACCGTGTCTTGGCAGAACAAGGCTTCATTGAGGCTCAAGAAATGGCAGAAACAGGTGATTTAACAGGCGCACGTGCTCTTCTATTGAATCGAAGGTCGACCCTTCTTGCTTCAGCTTCTGGGCAGGCAGGTAAGTGTCGGTGGCTCTTAGCCAGAATGGAAGAGATGGGGAAAAGAATGGAAAGTAGGGAGTTGTACGAACGTGATGGCAGACCCTATGCTCTTTCAATAATGGGATGGCGTGCCTATCAAAAGGCCATAGCCAGAGGCAGCAGCGTGCACGGAGCAGTGGAATCAGAGGGTTTTCTCTGTGGTTGTGCTGCACCACAAGGTCATGGTGAGCAAATCTCTTCAACTTAG
- the LOC142525423 gene encoding uncharacterized protein LOC142525423 — protein MVLYNVNDFEYLAFIYKATTNSWRSVASFRGLNGLVEERVIPENFVIVFVANKFHWTVRTEETVEMVENQYIVSFDPETEMHRRLENPREHTKFSCLGSMGTCLTWCCLNEDFGTWEIWVWEDDTWNIAFKLAISNVLHLRSMCRLPDGQLLLECNRGVVCCNVNDDTYRVVEYPEEIARWLLIQPEIYLETMVSPAELELVAGA, from the exons ATGGTCCTTTATAATGTGAATGACTTTGAGTATTTGGCTTTCATCTACAAGGCAACTACTAATTCATGGAGATCAGTTGCTAGTTTCAGAGGTTTGAATGGTCTGGTAGAGGAAAGAGTGATTCCTGAAAACTTTGTTATCGTTTTCGTGGCCAATAAGTTTCATTGGACAGTAAGAACTGAGGAAACTGTGGAAATGGTTGAAAATCAATACATAGTTTCCTTTGATCCAGAGACAGAGATGCACAGAAGACTGGAGAACCCCAGAGAACATACCAAATTTAGCTGCCTGGGATCAATGGGAACCTGTTTAACTTGGTGTTGCTTGAATGAAGACTTCGGTACGTGGGAAATCTGGGTGTGGGAGGACGACACTTGGAACATTGCTTTCAAATTGGCCATTTCAAATGTGCTACACTTAAGGTCAATGTGCAGGCTTCCAGATGGGCAACTGCTACTGGAGTGCAATCGGGGTGTAGTCTGTTGCAATGTGAACGATGACACTTATAGAGTTGTTGAATATCCGGAAGAGATCGCTCGTTGGTTGTTAATACAACCAGAAATCTACCTGGAAACCATGGTGTCCCCTGCTGAACTAG AATTGGTTGCTGGCGCTTGA
- the LOC142524805 gene encoding putative E3 ubiquitin-protein ligase WAVH2 isoform X1 yields the protein MGSQADNKTCAICLESMESGQGQTFFTAEGALSFHFSCVSNSVTYGNYLCPVCRAKWNDLPLAVPNSNTNVDRIFAPNPVARVMHEPKLILFSDDELPPLVTADPVSSAPPADPQNISIKTIPERVAVASSESVSEFSVLVQIIAPPEEDLRNTPIDLVAVLDVSGSMHGSKLALLKRAVVFVIDRLGPSDRLSIVSFSTRAQRVLSLCRMTEDGRENAKQCVNSLLASGCTNILEALEMGVQVLEERRYKDPVGSILFFSDGMDTCYRGTHFPRPGQPPPYLHLLPASIYPENHRGMGDHDQKPPFPVYTFGFGADHDPLSLKAISDVSVGHFSIVNSYEAVEDIVGLCIGFLHYVLAQELCLIVRSASHGVQILSISSERYASSKISNKGSQALINFGDFFWEEEQDFIVNLTVPVFCSVGDAENNLITMSLLDITCSYISVVSNDMVQIDGDRVTIRRPIFPTPLETTVSLKVDEERNRVLAEQGFIEAQEMAETGDLTGARALLLNRRSTLLASASGQAGKCRWLLARMEEMGKRMESRELYERDGRPYALSIMGWRAYQKAIARGSSVHGAVESEGFLCGCAAPQGHGEQISST from the exons ATGGGTTCTCAAGCAGATAAT AAAACATGTGCCATTTGCTTGGAGTCTATGGAATCGGGGCAAGGCCAGACCTTCTTTACTGCTGAGGGTGCTCTTTCCTTCCATTTTAGCTGCGTAAGCAACAGTGTTACATATGGCAATTACCTTTGTCCTGTTTGTCGAGCTAAATGGAATGATCTTCCTTTGGCTGTTCCAAACTCTAACACGAACGTTGATAGGATTTTCGCTCCAAATCCGGTCGCTCGTGTTATGCATGAGCCAAAACTGATTCTATTTTCTGATGATGAACTGCCACCTTTGGTCACCGCTGATCCTGTGTCTTCTGCTCCACCTGCTGACCCACAAAATATCAGTATCAAGACCATTCCGGAGCGGGTCGCTGTAGCTTCTTCGGAATCTGTTTCAGAATTTTCTGTTCTTGTTCAAATAATAGCACCACCGGAGGAAGACTTACGTAACACTCCCATCGATCTTGTTGCTGTGCTAGATGTTAGTGGCAGCATGCATGGATCAAAATTGGCACTCCTGAAAAGAGCTGTTGTCTTTGTGATCGATAGGTTGGGTCCTTCTGACCGACTTTCGATCGTGTCATTTTCAACTCGTGCTCAGAGAGTTTTATCCTTGTGCAGAATGACAGAGGATGGGCGCGAAAATGCTAAACAGTGTGTGAATTCACTTTTGGCAAGTGGCTGCACCAATATTTTAGAAGCTTTGGAGATGGGCGTTCAGGTTCTTGAAGAAAGGCGGTACAAGGATCCGGTCGGTAGCATCTTATTCTTTTCAGATGGAATGGATACTTGTTACCGTGGCACACATTTTCCACGTCCAGGACAGCCTCCACCTTATCTGCATCTATTGCCTGCTTCTATCTATCCCGAAAACCACCGAGGAATGGGAGATCATGACCAAAAACCACCATTTCCAGTTTACACATTCGGTTTTGGTGCAGATCATGACCCTCTTTCACTAAAAGCCATATCTGATGTATCAGTTGGCCATTTTTCTATTGTCAACTCTTATGAAGCGGTGGAAGATATTGTTGGTCTCTGTATTGGTTTTCTGCATTATGTTTTAGCCCAGGAGCTTTGTTTAATAGTGAGGTCTGCATCACATGGAGTCCAAATTCTATCAATATCTTCAGAAAGATATGCAAGTAGTAAAATCTCTAACAAAGGATCACAAGCTTTAATAAATTTTGGGGATTTTTTTTGGGAGGAGGAACAAGATTTTATCGTTAACTTAACGGTCCCTGTATTTTGTAGCGTTGGAGATGCCGAAAATAATTTGATTACTATGTCCCTTTTGGATATTACATGTTCTTACATATCAGTAGTGTCAAACGATATGGTACAAATTGATGGTGACCGAGTCACCATACGGAGACCGATATTTCCAACCCCTCTGGAGACGACAGTAAGTTTGAAAGTTGATGAGGAAAGGAACCGTGTCTTGGCAGAACAAGGCTTCATTGAGGCTCAAGAAATGGCAGAAACAGGTGATTTAACAGGCGCACGTGCTCTTCTATTGAATCGAAGGTCGACCCTTCTTGCTTCAGCTTCTGGGCAGGCAGGTAAGTGTCGGTGGCTCTTAGCCAGAATGGAAGAGATGGGGAAAAGAATGGAAAGTAGGGAGTTGTACGAACGTGATGGCAGACCCTATGCTCTTTCAATAATGGGATGGCGTGCCTATCAAAAGGCCATAGCCAGAGGCAGCAGCGTGCACGGAGCAGTGGAATCAGAGGGTTTTCTCTGTGGTTGTGCTGCACCACAAGGTCATGGTGAGCAAATCTCTTCAACTTAG